From Pedobacter aquae:
CCAATCCCAAACACCAATATTAGCGCTCTTTATAGCCAGCTTAAGCTTTTCTTCATTTCGCTTAGCCATAAGCTCTGCAGATTTCCTGTTTTCAACCTCGGCAGATAACTCTGCTGTTTTAGCTTTCACAACTTTTCTTAATTGCCAATTGATGACAACAATAACTACTATAATTACAAAAGCAATGATGGCAGAATACAAAATTGGTTTCAGCCATTTACTTAAATTTTCTTCTTCTGAGCTATAAATGAAATCTTTTAAAGTAATCTTCTTATCTGCTATACCCAGTTGTTGATAAATTTGAAGCATATATTGCCATCTTCCTATATTCATATGGCCAATTTGCACCAAATCTGGCATCACTAATTTTTTAACCTCTTGAGCTTCTATTTTTAAAAATTCTTTATTATTACCATGTGCTTTAACACCAGGTAGCGTTAAGATATAATTGATGAGTTCATCCTCATGTTCAAAAGCATATTGCCAACCTTTCAAGGTAGCTCTTATAAAAGCATCTGTTCTTTCCGGATTATTATAAGCAAAAGATTTAGTTGTAAAAATTACATCGCCGTAAAAATCTACGCCGTACTCTACAGGTCTTATCATATTTACAGATAAGCCTAGCTTTTTTAATCTTTGGGGCTGTGTGGTGATATAAGTTACAACCGCATCAGCTTTACCATTTGCAATTTCTTCAGAATCGTTTTTTCTTGGAATAACATCAATTAAATCTGATTTTATTCCTTCTTTCAACAATACGGCTTTAAAAATATTCCAACCTTGATCCTGATCTGCTAAAATTGTTTTACCAATTAAATCAGATGGCTTTAGAATATTCTTACTCTTTAAACTGATGATAACATATGGAGAGGACTGCATGATGGTAGAAAGCACTACCAAAGGTTTAGCTTTGGTATTTCTAAGTACAACATTTGGATCAAAAATCCCAATATCTGCATTACCCTTAAGAATTTCTTGTACAGGAGAACTATTAGGACCACCAGGAATTAATTCAACATTTAATCCTTCCTCTTTATAATAACCCTTAATAAGTGCAGCATAATAACCTGCAAATTGAAATTGATGTCGCCACTTGAGTTGCAGCTTAATTGTATCTTTTCCAATAGCATGAGATGGGGTTATTATTGTTATAAGAAAGACATACAACGTCAATAAAAACCTCATCATAAATAGCTAGATCAAATTTATGTTTAACATATTTTAAAGCTAATATTTTAATTGTTTATAAAGGGCTTTTTATTAGGGATTTAAAATAAAAAAAGCTAGACAATTGCCTAGCTTTTCTTTTAAATAAAGTATTTAATTTATACTGTTTCTATCTCGGCATAAGTTTCTAATGGAGGACAAGAACAGATTAAAGTTCTATCGCCATGGGTATCATTAACCCTACCTACAGAAGGCCAAAATTTATATTGAGCTACATAAGGCAAAGGAAATGCTGCTTTTTGTCTGGTATAAGGTTTATCCCAATCATTACCTGTTACTACCGCAGCAGTATGCGGAGCATTTTTTAAAGGATTATTTGCTTTATCTAATAAACCAGATGCTATATCAGCTATTTCATTTCTGATAGCTATCATAGCATCGCAGAAACGATCTAGCTCATGTTTAGGTTCAGATTCTGTAGGTTCTACCATAACAGTACCAGCCACAGGGAAAGAAACTGTTGGTGCATGGAAACCATAATCCATTAACCTTTTAGCTATATCGGTTACTTCAATACCTAAAGCCTTAAACTCGCGACAGTCTAAAATCATCTCGTGTGCACATCTTCCGTTGGCTCCTGAGTACAAAACAGGATAATGCTGTTCTAACCTAGCTTTGATATAATTTGCATTTAGGATAGCATATTTTGTAGCATTGGTTAAGCCCTCAGCCCCCATCATAGCTATATAAGCATGAGAAATTAACAAAATAGATGCAGAACCCCAAGGTGCTGCGGATACTGCATGTATAGATTTTTCTTGACTAATATCAACAACAGCGTGGCCGGGTAAATATGGAACTAAATGTTTAGCTACGCCAATTGGCCCCATACCTGGACCACCTCCACCATGTGGAATGCAAAATGTTTTATGTAAGTTGAGGTGGCAAACATCGGCACCAATATTTGCTGGAGATGTTAAACCTACTTGAGCGTTCATGTTGGCACCATCCATATAAACCTGCCCACCATGTTGATGAATAATATCGCAGATTTCTATGATAGACTCTTCAAAAACGCCATGTGTTGATGGATAAGTTACCATTAAACAACTTAAGTTAGCAGAGTGCTCTTCTGCTTTTGCTCTTAAATCTTCAACATCAATATTTCCTTTCTCGTCACATTTAGTTACCACGATTTTCATACCTGCCATAGCAGCAGAAGCCGGGTTTGTACCATGTGCAGAAGATGGAATCAAAGCGATATTTCTATGGAAATCTCCTCTATCTTGATGATAAGCTCTAATAACCATTAATCCTGCGTACTCACCTTGTGCACCCGCATTTGGTTGTAAACTCATAGCTGCAAAACCAGTTATCTCGCTTAACCAACGGTTTAACTCATCCATAATTTGCATATAACCACCAGTTTGGTCTA
This genomic window contains:
- a CDS encoding ABC transporter substrate-binding protein yields the protein MMRFLLTLYVFLITIITPSHAIGKDTIKLQLKWRHQFQFAGYYAALIKGYYKEEGLNVELIPGGPNSSPVQEILKGNADIGIFDPNVVLRNTKAKPLVVLSTIMQSSPYVIISLKSKNILKPSDLIGKTILADQDQGWNIFKAVLLKEGIKSDLIDVIPRKNDSEEIANGKADAVVTYITTQPQRLKKLGLSVNMIRPVEYGVDFYGDVIFTTKSFAYNNPERTDAFIRATLKGWQYAFEHEDELINYILTLPGVKAHGNNKEFLKIEAQEVKKLVMPDLVQIGHMNIGRWQYMLQIYQQLGIADKKITLKDFIYSSEEENLSKWLKPILYSAIIAFVIIVVIVVINWQLRKVVKAKTAELSAEVENRKSAELMAKRNEEKLKLAIKSANIGVWDWDVGSKKAFVSKEWCERLGIEYQQKLSQVNLLDFIHPKDKLVALKSFRAFKKGNKKRQIFRLD